In Littorina saxatilis isolate snail1 linkage group LG8, US_GU_Lsax_2.0, whole genome shotgun sequence, a single genomic region encodes these proteins:
- the LOC138973446 gene encoding uncharacterized protein → MAGESTNCCGGVEWIVCIPDQKAVGTKFSLVPGTSLLSGCLTTESGPLGENAGTLRDITNGDFISLTLSAENVEKCGKVTLPDDSCLSRYFEVLHFWLMKFTTQAFNSRSPTSVQAKCGRVKKVYVKLVSNYNRRPTEKNCSALFDFLCQPFVWKLDVLSKCISEQDGIVAVPEKPAPAAPSTIPAPCAVDVPESDCEIVLRQGKTLFDRDLVSCNIEKELLAYRLDRQLRLNSFLEEKIEELSSFMSKDSKGILKERKLLEKKTLALETKVKFLRDKIKSKTLKQGTVDRKVHEKIVAGLVQKSKVLTKDFNHLSLQFEAGENENEL, encoded by the exons ATGGCGGGCGAGTCAACTAACTGCTGTGGGGGCGTCGAGTGG attGTTTGCATCCCTGATCAGAAGGCTGTTGGAACCAAGTTTTCACTTGTACCTGGAACCTCTCTTCTCAGCGGCTGCTTAACAACTGAATCAGGACCACTGGGGGAGAATGCTGGCACACTGCGAGACATCACAAATGGGGACTTcatctctctcacgctctcggCTGAGAATGTGGAGAAGTGTGGCAAAGTTACTCTTCCGGACGACTCCTGTCTTAGTCGCTACTTCGAAGTTCTTCACTTCTGGCTGATGAAGTTCACCACTCAGGCGTTCAACTCCAGGTCTCCAACTTCCGTGCAAGCAAAGTGTGGGCGTGTGAAAAAGGTTTACGTCAAGCTTGTGAGTAACTACAACAGACGACCGACTGAAAAGAACTGCTCGGCCTTGTTTGACTTTTTGTGTCAGCCTTTCGTGTGGAAACTTGACGTCTTGTCAAAATGCATCTCTGAACAAGATGGAATAGTGGCTGTTCCAGAGAAGCCAGCCCCTGCGGCCCCTTCAACCATCCCTGCTCCTTGTGCCGTCGACGTGCCGGAGAGTGACTGTGAGATTGTTCTTCGTCAAGGCAAGACTTTATTCGACAGGGATTTGGTGAGCTGCAATATCGAAAAAGAGTTGCTTGCCTACCGACTTGACAGACAGCTTAGATTGAACAGTTTTCTGGAAGAAAAGATTGAGGAACTGTCATCTTTTATGTCAAAGGACAGCAAGGGAATTCTAAAAGAGAGGAAACTGCTGGAGAAAAAGACTCTAGCACTCGAAACCAAGGTGAAGTTCCTGAGAGATAAGATTAAAAGTAAAACTCTCAAACAAGGAACTGTTGACAGGAAAGTTCACGAGAAGATAGTTGCAGGACTAGTGCAGAAGAGTAAGGTGCTCACCAAAGATTTCAACCATCTGAGTCTTCAGTTTGAGGCCGGCGAGAATGAAAACGAGCTGTGA